The sequence tgcgtgccgagtgtgcgtgccgatttcggttccgaacggacaaaagacgtggccaccaaacgcgaacacgaacacgaacacacacacacacacacacacacacacacacacacacacacacacacacacacacacacacacacacacacacacacacacacacacaccacacacacagacagacagacagacaatttgagctttatatattagattgtcatgcaaattctTAAATTGTTGGCACGCTATTCAGAGAGTGAACTGCACGACAGCTTTACAGTGTAATACAGCATATAACCACTGAGTCAGACTCACTGTGACTGAGCCTTACTCTGACCAGGTACATACGCAGGCTTTGTTGGAACACACGGTAAGACAGATCAATGCGTAGTTTGCCTATAAGCCTAAGCATAGGAACTTGCAGAGGCGCCAGCTGACGGATCTAGAGGGGTTTCCGGGGTTTCCGTGAAACCCTCTAAAATtctatgtgacgtcatcacgcgGCGATGACCGCGTACCAGCAgtcggacagtacgagtgagtcgtacggtactcctactctttTTGCAGCCTACTAGGCGCGAACATCGGACACAAAGCACCAATTCAGCACATGGAAGAGCGTGCTGAACGGCTTCGCACGTCAGTTGACatctttgtttggctgttcTAGAAAGTCGTCGCTTGAAAGAAGCTAGCCCTTTCAGACTTCAAGTTGCCAAGACATTTAAGAAACGTTACGAAGGCTTCTTTCTGTAAAATCAAGGCATTTCAGGTTTGCAGCCAGGAAAAAAGGTGTGGCGGATACGGCTCTGTTTGAGCCGCACCTCCACTTTTCCGGGACGTGAAGGCTGAAAGGGCTAGTTGAAATCAAACCGTGGCTTTTTGGCCATCTCGAACACCACCACTTCGttacttccttgcaatgataatgtttcaaagtagaTATTTTCCatctcatgaaaatatatttgatggtcacaacatcacaatttcatgaaaccataTATGTTGATCTATAGAAGCTTTTCtcgaaagaaaagaaagagcgGTAACATTTGTCTCTCTAGCGAAAGACATGTAGGCTTGCAAAATCAATTCGAATTGTTCggtactgtagattcattaattaacgcatacttccgttctatggtatagatgattaaatagctaatttatatctggaggcgtggctgatcctaatctttgtgacgtcacggaacCCCCATCCaaaaatcctgaatccgcccCTGGGCGCCGGAGGGACACGTGCCACTTCActatttgattttgattttcaaGTTTGATTTTGGCCATGTGTAGCTAATAACTAAACAGAAAGTATACTGTATGGCAGTGCCTCCTCAGTTGTAACAGTGTTTGATGCTTTCAGTCCTACGCCTCTAATCTACTATCGGTCTGCTGAGTCTGTTTCTGTTTAGATCGCTAGTTCTACGAGAAAACCATTCGCGAGTGTAACGAGTCCTACTCACCTTTCGAACAAAGCAGGTATCATGACAAGCTGCAATGCCGGAGTTATGGATTCTGTAGATACGGCATGGAGAAAACTGCGCATAGGTAGTAAGCTGGTCACGTGAACCTGCAGTCACAGACTGATAACAAATACACTCTCTTCTATACGTGGgagcaaatttgaaataattacCATTAGTTCTAAACATATCCAACAAAAGATATGATAATAGATTGATTATTTAGATATTGAGAAAGAAAGGTGGTCTTAGCCTGCCATCGCAAAGAATAGCTTCGGAGTCCCAGACTGCCCAGCGCGAGCCGAACTCCAAGGCTAacttccccataagtgtgaactttgaaaatcatcaatatctccgttgtttttggactttcgcgatgatctcggtatcgctagaaaccgctaggtctggcatttctgtttatcaaattatctaagcccttcttACAAaggaaacggaaggataatacttgtgcatatcaaagagaaacgggtggagcaatggttattatccaattatctgtaagacaacggatcagcaactggaaccatttaagataattggtgtaacatggtccaactggagcagctcttagtgctctaatgagcacacctggtgtgacctctacttcattactcacttccgagtttacacttacggggaatagacagtagtaggtgtagctcacacgctaacgaaatgtgatatcagacggtaagagcaattgactactcagttacaaatgcattaatggagagccaatagcgacgggcattgctatcagcagttatcgtgaatacacgtgcttgctgatccgttggtcttacaagataattggataatagccattgctccacccgtttgtctttgatatgcacaagtactatTTTTCCGTTTCCTCTATAGGAAGGGCTtcgataatttgataaacaaaacgccagacctagcggtttctaacgataccgagatcatagCGAAAGTCaaagattttcaaagttcacacttatggggaacagacagtagggaCAATTTTTATGTGGGAGTTTTCTCCGGACCTTCGTCAGATCCGCTCGTAGTTGCTGTTCCAAAGGCGCTTATTGGCAAGTAAAATGGCTAGAAGGTAATGAAACAGAATACGAAGTTTGCCGTCTATGTAAGACCGGTAAACATAATGTCTTGCGATTTGTCAAGGGGTCACAACCTACCGGACGAAGATCCTGAATTGTCTCGCCTTTTTACACAACTCTGGCGCTTGGACAAGAACAGGCTTACACCCGGACGAGACTATGAAATCAATCTGCAAGGAGGAACAAAACGTTTCTGGACTCGTGATCACGCGCGTGAGCCTTTGTTCACTTACGTTACAGACGAGGCATTACGACGACCCACCTATAGGAGCTTCATTGCTCTTCTTGACAACTACGAACGCGAGACGACTGTTCCCGAGACGGTGACTCCCGAAGAAGAACGAGAAAATTGGACCTTCATCGATGCCATTATGGAGACTGAACCAATGAAAGAGGCCCACCGTTTTCTTGCAGGGAAGAAGAAATCCCCCAGCGATGAGCAAGGCTTCAAGAGGCAACTATACGACATTTGGTTTAAGCTCTACAGGAGAACAAGAGCGTCGGGCTGTCTTGATTCTTCTGGATTCGAGCACGTGTTTGTTGGTGAATGTCGAGGAGGAGAAGGAAGAGGACGAAATGAAGTGATTGGATTTCACAACTGGATTCAATATTATCAACAAGAAAAGTGTGGCGCTGTTGACTACAAAGGCTATATTTTGAACAAAGAGGTGATCTATTATAATGATAACATAGTTAGAAGACAACaaattattaacaataataaataattaatggCTTATTAAAGTGTACAGCACAAAAATGTGTGAAACATGTAGCGCTgcctgcatgtgtttgtttaattattcAATTGACGAGCATGTGCAATTCTAATAatcagggctcgaaaaatcgGTCCAACTAGtcgtcgtcatttgacgagtttccaaaatttttaggTCGTCAAAATTTTTAGTCTAGGACGTCGTGTTGATATCAAgcatggtgtttagtggtatgCCGCCATTATGTACAGCCTTCTAgaattcagttcagtgcaagcatacagtgcagtattcccacaatggcatgcaaccgaCACACACATTACCGCCGAGCCGATGGATACGATGTGCTAGATTTTGCAGAGCTAGACATCTTCACGGAGACAAGGAAGACGAcagtgatagctaattgaattagcgATTACACGCATACCAcctctttgtcaaaacaaggcaggGTTTCAACTACTAAAAGTTTTAGTAGACTTCCACATCACATTGCGGAAATTGTCAGTTTCTAAAATGAAATCTACCTATTTCGacctacaggatttaccatgTCGAACTCATGCCTTTACTTTGTCGGAATACCGAGATGGCTCTTTCACGCCCTGTTTCATTATTggggatatgagcagtttgtcaatgCGCTGCTGGCAGTACTACTCGTACATGTTAttgtacgacaaatgtccGAATGTGAGCGTCAAAGCGACGCgacatgtttcagtacagtacagttatccgcctgcataccgagaaagccattacaaatTAGACTAGCGTTGGTCTGCTCTAgctagtcgtcatttgacgacctagACTAGAACGTTAGTCGTcggttgtaaaatttaactcgtcaaatgacgacttgacGACCTACATTTCGAGCCCGAATAATGCAAAAATTTGACCACGTGGCATATGCATGCTGGAAAATGGTAATTTACACTTGCTTGGatgcagtacatgtatgtacatgatcgccgagcgtagcgaggcttctaatccgggtcgcacaatagaaatgggcgtggcccTGCAtggtctccatcgagcttttggtgtgtgtgtgtgtgtgtgtgtgtgtgtgtgtgtgtgtgtgtgtgtgtgtgtgtgtgtgtgtgtgtgtgtgtgtgtgtgtgtgtgtgtgtgtgtgtgtgtgtacacaaatctcaaatttctcctccccacgaccaagtttcatgataggacctaccttaaaaaatcgttttcgtgtccgactacagatgagtctaagaacgattcgtgcaagtgaccaaacggcggcAAAAACGCTTTATGaactttcgtcgccccatccttttgtattgtagctagggactgtgtgtacgtgacaaccaagaaacaccttcaggagttgaatgccacctacagtcaactattcacacgtcagtatgatcaatcctttactacactatGCTGCatctgttgatagtcaatgtttgctgatatcaatttctatgtcagtaaataccatacaactggcgttacaacggaactgagtgcatacctagactgtacgtttcaattgtcttgatcactatcgcaaaacgacgactacctataccagtcctttagacgtaatctaaactactagctatagaaagtttgcatgtttacttccatgacagctagggtttcaacaaatacgtattgtctagctaggactcggcgtttcagtagacggtctgaaaactccgttggacgtgttactcacgaatgcgaggcgcctacggataccgtacaactagtaattATGTAATGATATTTATTGTTACGTAAAAGTGTAATATTGATTGTTGACTGTAGCCTGAAGGACCTGACACTCGTCTACTGACCATACAGTTCAGTTGGAAGAGGGAAACAAAACCCGAAGGCAGCACGTTTATTGGAACAAGTCCCGAATTTGAAATGGCAATTTACACAGTCCTGTTCTTGTGTGGCCAAAGTGGAGACAACGTGGTGACTGTGGACAAGCATCGCTGTAACATCAAAGTGTATCACCATGGCAGAAATCTTGGAACTGCCTACCCTATTGAACTGTAGTGGTATTGGTAGACACTATTGCAAGAAATGCGATATCAAACTGTGTGTCAAAATTGTAGCCTCGTGTACCAGACTTGCGCCTGTGCATCCGGGCCTTCACGTTTGTGGTTTGATTATCCGGGCAGCGTTCTCGACTGCCATAGAGGGATGGCTGGTCTCATCAAGAAAAAGTTATTGAAGGAGCTAGCAAAGTAATACTAAGGGAGAAGTTGTAATAGATTAAATTAGTGATGTCTAGGCTTTTGTACGTGACCAATTTTTTTCGATCTTCTCCTAACTTCCGCTTATTTGTTCGTGCGCCGTCGCTGTAGATGATGTCTGTTGTGTAGATTCACGAAGAGTTTGAAACCAGAGCAAATTGAACTTCACACGTTGAGAGGTGAAGGCGAACTGCGCGACTTGAAGTTGGACGAGCGCTTTCTGACTTCCTTGCTTGAGTTGCCATTATGGCTCCGTCTGACGGAATGTACGTGTAACAGAGTGAAGTTGAAGGTTCATTGGGCACATCTTGGGAGCAAGCCAATTCACGTGGTGAGAGGATGGTGTCATGAGCTAGACAATTGAGATGGTGGCTGGTCACCAAAGTGCTTGTAATGGTTTACTGCAACTTGTTATTAATCTAGCATATCGACAAACTTGTCGTACAAATGGAAACTTGTGAAGGTGAAGACGAACGAATAAAAGCCGATCTGGGAAAACGGAGGTAGGAAAGTATGGTGTGGCCGTGTGCATAAATACACCGGCCAGCACACGTGGGTGCCACAGTATTAGCACGTTTGTATGTAGACATGCTCAATTGTAGTTTGAAGATTGTGttagaaaattaattaacggcAGGATTTTGTTTCCATGGCAACAGTACAAAGTGGCACTGACCCACCGCTGATAGGGTATGGACAGGTGATTGAACTGTGACTTCTCAAATTGCTTGTATGGCGGTAAGAAGATCAGGATAGTTTGCTGCAACTATATGAAATGATTTGCTTTGTGTTGCTCATAGTCtgtttatgacgtcatactaGTAATATGTGAACGTCCGTCAAGCGTGATGTAATTTAGTGATGTAATATTAgcgttaatattaatgatattaATGAGTGGCACCATTAGCTAAGTTACTATACGACACTAAACACTGCCACAACTCCATTCCTGAAACCTGCCAGAAGAGGCATGTGGTGTCAAGCAAGAGACTCGTAAATATCAGTATTCAGGAAAGATtatgataatgttttgtataCTTTATCTCTAGATGGAATGTGATAGATGAATGTTAGTAGGAGAAACAAGGAAAACTTGTTCCATGATTAGTATTGTTGTTTAGCTCTGGCAAATATGGATTCACTGCCAAAGTTATTGATGGAATGCAAGTTACTATTAATTCAATAGCAATTAGTTTCCTGTCTCCTGGCTTTATTGCCAATGTGGAAGTGTCTCAGTTGGATGTTCACAGCACAAATCCTAATTGGGTGGCTGATCAACTGAGCAAGACAAGGATTGCTCAGGAGAATATCAACATGATAACTACATTCAAACAAGTAGTGTGGCAGAATCTGAAAGTTGAGTTCTTGTCAACAAGAGCAGCTCATATGGATTCTAAAGTTAGTCCTTTAAGGCTTATTACAAGTCAGGGTAAGCTGCAGATTACAGTGAGGAAGAGACTGTCTGACTGTGGAGTCGAATGTGGTCGACTCAGTGTTGTCTTGGATGAATACTTGCTGTGGGTATTGACATTGTCTCAACTGAATGAGGCTGTGCTCTTTGCCCAAAAGCTGTTGGACATCAGTCAGTGTGCCACAGAACATGCCAAGAGAAACCACTCGTTTTATTCCGGAGCTGTTTCTTCAAAGGATGATTCACCTGTTCCTGTAAACAAAGAAGAGCCTTCGGCGTATCAGAAATTTCAGCATGTAGATTCATCAGTTCAGTATTCATGGTATATTAGAGAGACATCCCATCATCTTCGCCTTGGTTGTTTGCATGTACAGCTATATGATGACTCCAAGGCAAATCGTGCTTCAGAGGATGCATGCGGCTCTATGCAGTTATTATGCAATGGattatttgttgactttcatCCAAACCATCCGACTGTGTTACCTCGTTTACATTGGCCAaccaacaacagacacaccgaGGAGAGGGCAGCGTGGGTTTTTTCACTTTTGAAGAAGCAAGCGGAAAAGATCAATGGTGTGTGTTGTTAGAAATGTctgttaatttatttttgatgtttatttgttgtagcTACTTATAAGAAGCGTGTTAATTGGAAGCACTTGTTAGAATCATCATTTATACTCGGGTGTGGTGACTTTAACGTGCAATATTTTGCTACGGCTGAAGGTCAACGAACCCAGTCACCATTTCTTTCTTCTGAGAATGTTATCCAGCAGTTGCCAAATAATGGAAGCTCATTTCAAGTTGACTATACAAAATACTTTTATGAAGCAAAGTGTTCACCTGATGGTCAGACATGTTGGTTGCTTTGTATATTTATAGTacattataatatatttgCAATTGGTTGTTTAGTGCCTCGTCCTAACTGCTTTCTCAGTGCCAATCCTGTTCAGTTGAGAATCGATTCTGAAGTTTGTTTGTGGCTTGTGtcatttttcaaatcaatTTATGACACATTTTTAGAGAAAACTGACTTGGTAGGTATTTTTATGCTCTACTGTGGGGATTATGCAAACTTGTATTCTTATGTCTGTTGCAGAATGCTCAGCTCAGTGCTAGAGCGAGGAAGCGAAAAAACGAGGGAAAAGATGTTGCAGTTGATGTTCGGTGTGATTTCCTCCTTCCTACAGTATATGTTTTACattgtttttttttgtgtaCTGTCTTACTCTGTTTTGTGCAGATCAGCATTCCCTCAACATCAAGTGCAGTTTCAGGGTGCAAGTTGCCAGCTGCTGTACAGATACAAGGAGCAAAGATTACTGCAACTAACTGTTGTCAAAATGGCAACAGCGACACTGCTGTTGAAGATTTGATTACTACGTTAAAAGACTTTCGGGGAAATCTGTTTTGCGGTGACACATCTTCTGAATTTCCAAGCCACAAAGATGATTTAACACCTCTTCCAGAAATTGCTAGTAGAGAGATTGCCAGGAGTACAATAGTTTGGTCATTTACTGTTGATCAGTGTTGGGCTCAGTTTCTGCCTGTATCTAAAGAGGATGGTGAACAAGTCAGACCAGAATTGTTTCTTGGCTCTGTTCCTGTCAGTGCATGGCTTGCTATTCCATTTTCAAATGAAGGCAAAGATAGAAAGATGGAATTTGAGGCTAACATTTATGTCATTATCAAGATCACAGACCTTGTTCTGGCTCGATTAAATCATAGTGAGTATTTGTTTTTATATTCACTGCAGGAGTTGCTACAGAAGCTTTTGGTCGATGCTTCGGAGCTGCTTGTCAAAGAAGATGGTGAAAACAAGGAACAGAATGTGCTAATTGACACGAAGGTATCCATAGTTGCATCTCTTCGTGATATCCACGTCTCCATTGTTCCACCACAGGAACAACTTCAGCGTGACTCACAGTCACAATGTTTGTATGGTGTTGATAGTCGACAGTCACCTGCAGTGGAAGAGTCAACAAACAATGTAGagaagaacaacaacatgAAACAAGGACGTATGTCTTCTCTTGTAAAGGAAGGAAATAGGATA is a genomic window of Corticium candelabrum chromosome 11, ooCorCand1.1, whole genome shotgun sequence containing:
- the LOC134186304 gene encoding uridylate-specific endoribonuclease B-like, giving the protein MARRGHNLPDEDPELSRLFTQLWRLDKNRLTPGRDYEINLQGGTKRFWTRDHAREPLFTYVTDEALRRPTYRSFIALLDNYERETTVPETVTPEEERENWTFIDAIMETEPMKEAHRFLAGKKKSPSDEQGFKRQLYDIWFKLYRRTRASGCLDSSGFEHVFVGECRGGEGRGRNEVIGFHNWIQYYQQEKCGAVDYKGYILNKEPEGPDTRLLTIQFSWKRETKPEGSTFIGTSPEFEMAIYTVLFLCGQSGDNVVTVDKHRCNIKVYHHGRNLGTAYPIEL
- the LOC134186303 gene encoding bridge-like lipid transfer protein family member 3B, with protein sequence MRYQTVCQNCSLVYQTCACASGPSRLWFDYPGSVLDCHRGMAGLIKKKLLKELAKFTKSLKPEQIELHTLRGEGELRDLKLDERFLTSLLELPLWLRLTECTCNRVKLKVHWAHLGSKPIHVHIDKLVVQMETCEGEDERIKADLGKRSSGKYGFTAKVIDGMQVTINSIAISFLSPGFIANVEVSQLDVHSTNPNWVADQLSKTRIAQENINMITTFKQVVWQNLKVEFLSTRAAHMDSKVSPLRLITSQGKLQITVRKRLSDCGVECGRLSVVLDEYLLWVLTLSQLNEAVLFAQKLLDISQCATEHAKRNHSFYSGAVSSKDDSPVPVNKEEPSAYQKFQHVDSSVQYSWYIRETSHHLRLGCLHVQLYDDSKANRASEDACGSMQLLCNGLFVDFHPNHPTVLPRLHWPTNNRHTEERAAWVFSLLKKQAEKINATYKKRVNWKHLLESSFILGCGDFNVQYFATAEGQRTQSPFLSSENVIQQLPNNGSSFQVDYTKYFYEAKCSPDVPRPNCFLSANPVQLRIDSEVCLWLVSFFKSIYDTFLEKTDLNAQLSARARKRKNEGKDVAVDVRCDFLLPTISIPSTSSAVSGCKLPAAVQIQGAKITATNCCQNGNSDTAVEDLITTLKDFRGNLFCGDTSSEFPSHKDDLTPLPEIASREIARSTIVWSFTVDQCWAQFLPVSKEDGEQVRPELFLGSVPVSAWLAIPFSNEGKDRKMEFEANIYVIIKITDLVLARLNHSEYLFLYSLQELLQKLLVDASELLVKEDGENKEQNVLIDTKVSIVASLRDIHVSIVPPQEQLQRDSQSQCLYGVDSRQSPAVEESTNNVEKNNNMKQGRMSSLVKEGNRIGEVAQECDVGPSQESSDSGNHSVAHSVSAECSANISKDAWTVSHSSSDVRVESNFQSSSEVSSSLPVLSHGIQDAICTPDKVPSVTVTKPQLSEEKDLVADYEIINPFELGSSTSLSSQESAMSSGSGFFSDLGQLQSHSTTEFSKQKDCQIDSYLVLQQLPSSNFFASDVPLSVSRTHKNIDQTEVSEELNGGSLLCKSNEVPNNHKSEPVVLPTDASETTYYISDAAVPSMEVSSILSTQHSNNLLDTVTVVEVRLKETEIHCQVDKRGTVLKVKSPDFWLKEDQLSAQYLMDLEHKRRRRAVEFAVSPSEEKAQLAVRFHVLTCGQQEADCLACVKVNGMNGELQLPTALAMVDFIDDEVIPVPAILPLDVQVENSRFAVRIPEFDASMALKYSSRNLTYSPTPLVFQVDSVKITRGTDGAFVINNISHELTDGSEGKRSSNVSNRGDTHATGEEKHHCKLVDVETTTELPCSDGCSSGERKTQGEENRRSLLDVSQGTSNREHEWVVQENDALKQSLKQLSDEVAALKQVAQAAQLGKQALLETISSLQEQCSEADEYTKQLESEILSLKSVLVAQELAAEGVSESPRWQRRSPDK